The following are encoded in a window of Streptomyces sp. SAT1 genomic DNA:
- a CDS encoding ribonuclease BN, whose protein sequence is MKRHVPRVRQAVLDLEHRLGAYVLVRRGRDIELMHRAMGFATLSLVTLAPLLIVVAAADPLGEGGFASWLVDGMGLSGRSAHVLTDIITPPVKVIGTTSVWGGVLLAVFGVSFAGSVQNGYERVWGLPPGPWHRVWRQVTWLAVLTAYLYQEVLNGHQFHGLPRIAVSATTGVLFFWWGQHFLLGGQLHWRTLLPGALATMVGLGGLRVFSYLVFTPLIVDNAISYGTVGIVLVVESWLTGVGFVVYGGAMFGRWFCDHHWTPRHEPGHGRHVWRRVRRDTP, encoded by the coding sequence GTGAAGCGCCACGTGCCGCGGGTCCGGCAGGCGGTGCTCGATCTGGAGCACCGGCTCGGCGCGTACGTCCTGGTCCGGCGCGGTCGCGACATCGAGCTGATGCACCGGGCCATGGGGTTCGCCACCCTGTCCCTGGTCACCCTGGCGCCGCTGCTCATCGTGGTGGCCGCCGCCGATCCGCTGGGCGAGGGCGGCTTCGCGTCGTGGCTGGTGGACGGCATGGGCCTGTCGGGCCGCTCCGCCCATGTGCTCACCGACATCATCACCCCGCCGGTCAAGGTGATCGGCACCACGAGCGTGTGGGGCGGTGTCCTGCTCGCGGTGTTCGGGGTGTCGTTCGCCGGCAGCGTCCAGAACGGCTACGAACGTGTCTGGGGGCTGCCGCCCGGCCCGTGGCACCGGGTGTGGCGGCAGGTCACCTGGCTGGCGGTGCTGACCGCGTACCTCTACCAGGAGGTGCTGAACGGCCACCAGTTCCACGGCCTGCCCCGGATCGCGGTGTCCGCGACGACGGGCGTGCTGTTCTTCTGGTGGGGCCAGCACTTCCTGCTGGGCGGCCAGCTGCACTGGCGGACCCTGCTGCCGGGCGCGCTCGCCACCATGGTGGGCCTGGGCGGCCTGCGTGTCTTCTCCTACCTGGTCTTCACCCCGCTGATCGTCGACAACGCGATCAGCTACGGCACCGTCGGGATCGTGCTGGTGGTGGAGTCCTGGCTCACCGGGGTCGGCTTCGTCGTCTACGGGGGCGCGATGTTCGGCCGCTGGTTCTGCGACCACCACTGGACGCCCCGGCACGAGCCGGGCCACGGCCGGCACGTCTGGCGGCGCGTACGGCGGGACACCCCGTGA
- a CDS encoding SPW repeat protein, translated as MSYPHRSSDVGTHHPEMMGSHPEIAEMRERLERTASSGPAMAVEGLIVLAGLYAAISPWVVHFAIQPAITVNNLIVGITVGIIGLGLALAPERMFRLAWALVPLGVWLFISPWVVTLTHGARAGIIWNNCWVGAVIAALGLAAMGLTIGVARRGRTHR; from the coding sequence ATGTCGTATCCACACCGCTCCAGTGACGTGGGCACCCACCATCCGGAGATGATGGGCTCGCATCCCGAGATCGCGGAGATGCGGGAACGGCTCGAACGCACCGCGTCGAGCGGTCCGGCGATGGCCGTCGAAGGCCTCATCGTCCTGGCCGGCCTGTACGCCGCGATCTCTCCCTGGGTCGTGCACTTCGCGATCCAGCCCGCCATCACCGTCAACAACCTGATCGTCGGGATCACCGTCGGCATCATCGGGCTCGGTCTGGCACTGGCACCGGAACGCATGTTCCGGCTGGCCTGGGCGCTCGTGCCACTCGGCGTGTGGCTGTTCATCTCCCCCTGGGTGGTGACCCTCACCCACGGCGCACGGGCGGGCATCATCTGGAACAACTGCTGGGTCGGGGCGGTCATCGCCGCGCTGGGCCTCGCGGCCATGGGGCTGACCATCGGCGTGGCACGCCGGGGCCGCACCCACCGCTGA
- a CDS encoding hemerythrin domain-containing protein: MDRRSGIVEELTRDHARVQHLFDRIRAAPPGSPERTALVERAAAELVRNGVAEKAHLYPAVRRFLPDGERRAAHGLRRLRETEELLVRLAAAHGEDATRLLVALVTQVGERFVEEQQELFPRLQALCPAEVLRDLGTRARAAAASAPTRPRPAAPDAAPLVKVTARVWGPLDRLRDLATRRGRP, from the coding sequence GTGGACCGTCGCAGCGGCATCGTCGAGGAACTGACGCGGGACCACGCTCGCGTCCAGCACCTGTTCGACCGCATCCGGGCCGCCCCGCCGGGCAGCCCCGAGCGGACGGCCCTGGTGGAGCGGGCCGCCGCGGAGCTGGTCCGCAACGGGGTCGCCGAGAAGGCGCACCTGTACCCGGCGGTGCGCCGGTTCCTGCCGGACGGCGAGCGCCGGGCCGCGCACGGTCTGCGCCGGCTGCGCGAGACCGAGGAACTGCTGGTCCGGCTGGCGGCGGCGCACGGCGAGGACGCCACGCGTCTGCTGGTCGCGCTGGTCACCCAGGTGGGCGAGCGGTTCGTCGAGGAGCAGCAGGAGCTGTTCCCGCGGTTGCAGGCCCTGTGCCCCGCCGAGGTGCTGCGGGACCTCGGGACGCGGGCGCGGGCCGCCGCCGCGTCCGCGCCGACCCGGCCCCGGCCCGCCGCCCCGGACGCGGCGCCCCTGGTGAAGGTCACCGCCCGGGTGTGGGGGCCGCTGGACCGCCTTCGGGACCTGGCCACGCGCCGTGGCCGGCCCTGA
- the ctaD gene encoding aa3-type cytochrome oxidase subunit I — translation MTQIHPGLDEPRHRTRPPRGRTGERIRDYLTTTDHKKIGNLYLVTAFCFFLAAGVMAMLMRAELARPGLQIMNTDQYNQLFTLHGTIMMLLFATPTFAGFANAVMPLQIGAPDVAFPRLNALTYWFFLFGGLTVVSGFAVDLGAAPFGWFAYAPLTSSVHSPGHGGDLWAMGLVVAGLSTTLGAVNFISTVLCLRAPGMTMFRMPIFTWNVLFTSILVLLSFPVLTAALLALEADRRFGAHIYDPANGGALLWQHLFWFFGHPEVYIVALPFFGVVTEIIPVFSRKPVFGYAGMVGATIAITMLSATVWAHHMFATGGVLLPFFSMLSFLIAIPTGVKFFNWIGTMWKGSLSFETPMLWSLGFMVTFLLGGLSGVLIASPPLDFHLTDSYFIVAHLHYVLFGTIVFATFGGLYFWWPKLTGRLLDERLGKFHFWTLFTGFQTTFLVQHWLGEIGMPRRYADYLAADGFTALNTVSSIGAFLIGLSTLPFLYNVWRTGRYGARVDLDDPWGYGRSLEWATSCPPPRHNFTALPRIRSDSPAFDLHHPEVLRELPATGRGSTEPTPDPREGGS, via the coding sequence GTACGGGCGAGCGGATCCGGGACTACCTGACCACGACGGATCACAAGAAGATCGGCAATCTCTATCTGGTCACCGCGTTCTGCTTCTTCCTGGCCGCCGGGGTCATGGCGATGCTGATGCGGGCGGAGCTGGCCCGGCCGGGGCTCCAGATCATGAACACCGACCAGTACAACCAGCTGTTCACGCTGCACGGCACGATCATGATGCTGCTGTTCGCGACGCCCACCTTCGCCGGGTTCGCCAACGCCGTGATGCCGTTGCAGATCGGCGCGCCGGACGTCGCCTTCCCCCGGCTGAACGCCCTCACCTACTGGTTCTTCCTGTTCGGCGGGCTCACCGTGGTGTCCGGGTTCGCGGTCGACCTGGGCGCCGCGCCCTTCGGCTGGTTCGCGTACGCGCCGCTGACCAGCTCCGTGCACAGCCCCGGGCACGGCGGCGACCTGTGGGCGATGGGGCTGGTGGTCGCGGGGCTGAGCACCACGCTGGGTGCGGTGAACTTCATCTCCACCGTGCTGTGCCTGCGCGCGCCGGGCATGACCATGTTCCGGATGCCGATCTTCACCTGGAACGTGCTGTTCACCTCGATCCTGGTGCTGCTGTCCTTCCCGGTGCTGACCGCGGCGCTGCTGGCGCTGGAGGCCGACCGCAGGTTCGGGGCGCACATCTACGACCCCGCGAACGGCGGCGCGCTGCTGTGGCAGCACCTGTTCTGGTTCTTCGGCCATCCGGAGGTCTACATCGTGGCGCTGCCGTTCTTCGGGGTGGTCACGGAGATCATCCCGGTCTTCAGCCGCAAACCGGTGTTCGGCTATGCGGGCATGGTGGGCGCGACCATCGCGATCACCATGCTGTCGGCGACGGTATGGGCCCACCACATGTTCGCCACGGGCGGGGTGCTGCTGCCGTTCTTCTCGATGCTGTCGTTCCTGATCGCCATCCCGACCGGGGTGAAGTTCTTCAACTGGATCGGGACGATGTGGAAGGGCAGCCTGTCCTTCGAGACGCCGATGCTCTGGTCGCTCGGCTTCATGGTCACCTTCCTTCTGGGCGGGCTCAGCGGAGTGCTGATCGCCTCCCCGCCGCTGGACTTCCACCTGACCGACAGCTACTTCATCGTCGCCCATCTGCACTACGTGCTCTTCGGCACGATCGTCTTCGCGACCTTCGGCGGGCTCTACTTCTGGTGGCCCAAGCTCACCGGCAGGCTGCTCGACGAACGGCTGGGGAAGTTCCACTTCTGGACGCTCTTCACCGGCTTCCAGACGACCTTCCTGGTCCAGCACTGGCTCGGCGAGATCGGCATGCCCCGGCGCTACGCCGACTACCTCGCGGCCGACGGGTTCACGGCGCTGAACACCGTCTCCTCGATCGGCGCCTTCCTGATCGGCCTGTCCACCCTCCCGTTCCTGTACAACGTGTGGCGCACCGGCCGGTACGGCGCGCGGGTGGACCTCGACGACCCGTGGGGCTACGGCCGCTCCCTGGAGTGGGCGACCTCCTGCCCGCCGCCCCGGCACAACTTCACCGCGCTGCCGCGCATCCGCTCCGACTCCCCCGCCTTCGACCTGCACCACCCCGAGGTGCTGCGGGAGCTGCCGGCCACCGGGCGCGGGAGCACGGAGCCCACCCCCGACCCCCGGGAGGGGGGGAGCTGA
- the ctaF gene encoding aa3-type cytochrome oxidase subunit IV, with protein sequence MKSEALLFAGVAVFFLLTDTAYIWFAREPAGIAALTVSCLMSAVIAFFCLVNHRRKGQRPEDRPAGEIRERAGRVDFFPPHSGHPVVTAAGVTLCAIGVVYGLWLFLIGFGVLAAGVIGMTLAYVGRQGG encoded by the coding sequence ATGAAGTCCGAGGCCCTTCTCTTCGCCGGCGTGGCGGTGTTCTTCCTGCTCACCGACACGGCCTACATCTGGTTCGCGCGCGAGCCGGCGGGGATCGCCGCCCTCACGGTGTCCTGCCTCATGTCCGCTGTGATCGCCTTCTTCTGCCTGGTCAACCACCGCCGCAAGGGGCAGCGCCCGGAGGACCGCCCGGCCGGTGAGATCCGGGAGCGGGCCGGACGCGTCGACTTCTTCCCGCCGCACAGCGGGCACCCGGTGGTCACCGCCGCCGGGGTGACGCTCTGCGCGATCGGCGTCGTCTACGGCCTGTGGCTCTTCCTGATCGGCTTCGGCGTCCTCGCGGCCGGAGTGATCGGCATGACGCTCGCGTACGTGGGCCGCCAGGGCGGCTGA
- a CDS encoding DMT family transporter: MSALTIVLALFAALSNASASVLQRRAATDEAPGGSGIRQSARWLGRVLRRPYWLAGAALLGLSTILQAAALAVGSLSLVQPLMASELLFTLAVGSVVFRSRPDWRTWLAFAALAVGLSLFLGAASPSEGRPTAEPRLWLLVGPAVLALVAVFTAASRLVRGAPRAGLLGLASAVSFAGTAALLKEVMGRLGQGVPAVLASWPPYATLVVGVLSFLLLQSAFRAGSLTASQPALTLGDALTSVVLGWVLFEEYIGLGVRVLPEAIGVALIGAGSVGLARATAADGGWDSPPGDGSREGPGPAP, encoded by the coding sequence ATGAGCGCCCTGACCATCGTGCTCGCCCTGTTCGCGGCGCTGTCCAACGCCTCCGCCTCGGTGCTCCAGCGCCGGGCCGCGACGGACGAGGCCCCGGGCGGCTCCGGGATCCGGCAGTCGGCGCGCTGGCTCGGCCGGGTGCTGCGGCGCCCCTACTGGCTGGCGGGTGCCGCGCTGCTGGGCCTGTCCACCATCCTCCAGGCGGCGGCGCTGGCCGTGGGCAGTCTGTCGCTGGTCCAGCCGCTCATGGCCAGTGAGCTGCTGTTCACGCTGGCCGTGGGCAGTGTCGTCTTCCGCAGCCGCCCGGACTGGCGTACCTGGCTGGCGTTCGCCGCGCTGGCGGTGGGCCTCTCCCTCTTTCTCGGCGCGGCCTCCCCCTCGGAGGGCCGGCCGACCGCCGAACCGCGTCTGTGGCTGCTGGTGGGCCCCGCGGTGCTCGCGCTGGTGGCCGTGTTCACGGCGGCCTCCCGCCTGGTGCGGGGCGCCCCGCGGGCCGGACTGCTGGGTCTGGCGTCCGCGGTGTCCTTCGCCGGCACCGCCGCGCTGCTCAAGGAGGTCATGGGGCGGCTCGGACAGGGCGTGCCCGCGGTGCTGGCCTCGTGGCCGCCGTACGCCACCCTCGTCGTCGGCGTGCTCAGCTTCCTGCTGCTCCAGAGCGCGTTCCGGGCCGGGAGCCTCACCGCGTCCCAGCCCGCGCTGACCCTCGGTGACGCCCTGACCAGCGTGGTCCTGGGCTGGGTGCTCTTCGAGGAGTACATCGGGCTGGGAGTGCGGGTGCTGCCCGAGGCGATCGGTGTCGCCCTGATCGGCGCGGGCAGCGTGGGTCTTGCGCGGGCCACGGCCGCCGACGGCGGCTGGGACAGCCCGCCCGGCGACGGCTCCCGCGAGGGTCCCGGCCCCGCCCCCTGA
- the qcrB gene encoding cytochrome bc1 complex cytochrome b subunit gives MKECDAGVLRRRGARIEARARQTAFRTYVAADRRAPVSELAGQVLRKAFPDHWSFLLGEIALYSFAVLVLTGSFLTLFFDPSMAEVPYQGSYGPLRGLLVSKAYESTLDLSFGVRGGLLMRQMHHWAALVFVAAVGVHLLRIFFTGAFRRPREINWCVGVTLFLLALLEGFCGYSLPDDLLSGTGLRTANSIVQSVPVVGTYLAYFAWDGPFPGTAIVRRLYIVHVLFVPGLLIALIALHLILVVYLKHTQWSAPGRTNRNVVGQPMFPAFVGKSAGLSLVVFGVLAVLGGLAQINPIWAFGPYVPDQVSTDAQPDWYVGFLEGALRLMPGVEWNVAGHTVMWNVLLPAVVLPGLLFLVLYGYPFFERWITGDLVEHHLCDRPRDRPVRTGLGVAAVVWYAVLLLAGGNDVIATTFQVSVNGLTWIFRAAFFLAPVLAFLLTRRVCLALQRHERELLEEGEETGEVFQALPGGMSETRRGLEARLRHRLLVREIPLPLERPGPGAPLRQRLRAALSTWYYGERVEVPATAEERLQITGRTADPVAGGTGPAKE, from the coding sequence ATGAAGGAGTGTGACGCGGGCGTGCTGAGGCGGCGCGGGGCACGGATCGAGGCGAGGGCGCGGCAGACCGCGTTCCGTACGTACGTCGCCGCCGACCGGCGGGCACCGGTCTCGGAACTGGCCGGGCAGGTGCTGCGCAAGGCGTTCCCCGACCACTGGAGCTTCCTCCTGGGCGAGATCGCCCTGTACAGCTTCGCCGTGCTGGTCCTCACGGGAAGCTTCCTGACGCTCTTCTTCGACCCGAGCATGGCCGAGGTGCCCTACCAGGGCTCGTACGGTCCGCTGCGCGGCCTGCTGGTCTCCAAGGCGTACGAGTCCACGCTCGACCTGAGCTTCGGGGTGCGCGGCGGGCTCCTGATGCGCCAGATGCACCACTGGGCCGCGCTGGTCTTCGTGGCGGCCGTCGGGGTGCATCTGCTGCGGATCTTCTTCACCGGGGCCTTCCGCAGACCCCGCGAGATCAACTGGTGCGTGGGTGTGACCCTGTTCCTGCTGGCCCTTCTGGAGGGGTTCTGCGGCTACTCACTCCCCGACGACCTGCTGTCCGGCACGGGGCTGCGCACCGCGAACTCCATCGTGCAGTCCGTGCCGGTGGTCGGGACGTACCTCGCGTACTTCGCCTGGGACGGGCCGTTCCCCGGGACGGCCATCGTCCGCAGGCTGTACATCGTGCACGTCCTGTTCGTGCCGGGGCTGCTGATCGCCCTGATCGCGCTGCACCTGATCCTGGTGGTGTACCTGAAGCACACCCAGTGGTCCGCGCCCGGCCGCACCAACCGCAACGTGGTCGGACAGCCCATGTTCCCGGCCTTCGTCGGCAAGTCGGCCGGGCTGTCGCTGGTGGTCTTCGGCGTCCTCGCCGTGCTGGGGGGCCTCGCCCAGATCAACCCCATCTGGGCCTTCGGCCCGTACGTCCCCGACCAGGTGTCCACCGATGCCCAGCCGGACTGGTACGTCGGCTTCCTGGAGGGCGCGCTCCGGCTGATGCCCGGTGTGGAGTGGAACGTCGCGGGCCACACCGTCATGTGGAACGTGCTGCTGCCCGCCGTGGTGCTGCCCGGCCTGCTGTTCCTGGTGCTCTACGGCTATCCCTTCTTCGAGCGGTGGATCACCGGCGACCTGGTCGAGCACCATCTGTGCGACCGGCCCCGCGACCGCCCGGTGCGCACCGGGCTCGGCGTCGCCGCCGTCGTCTGGTACGCCGTCCTGCTGCTGGCGGGCGGCAACGACGTGATCGCCACCACCTTCCAGGTCTCCGTCAACGGCCTCACCTGGATCTTCCGCGCGGCGTTCTTCCTGGCCCCGGTGCTCGCCTTCCTGCTCACCCGGCGCGTCTGCCTGGCGCTGCAACGGCACGAGAGGGAGCTGCTGGAGGAGGGCGAGGAGACCGGCGAGGTGTTCCAGGCGCTGCCCGGCGGCATGTCCGAGACCCGCCGTGGCCTCGAAGCGCGGCTCCGCCACCGGCTGCTGGTCAGGGAGATTCCGCTGCCGCTGGAGCGCCCCGGGCCCGGCGCCCCGCTGCGGCAGCGGCTGCGGGCCGCTCTGAGCACCTGGTACTACGGCGAACGGGTCGAGGTGCCCGCCACGGCGGAGGAGCGCCTGCAGATCACCGGACGTACCGCCGATCCGGTCGCGGGCGGCACCGGCCCCGCGAAGGAGTAG